The following proteins come from a genomic window of Pirellula staleyi DSM 6068:
- a CDS encoding MoaD/ThiS family protein codes for MATVFIPVPWRDLTGGISQVEIPGASVAEVVAHLEMRFPGLKSRICVGSELAPALQVSIDDQMSRRGMRATLQPHSELHFLPAIGGG; via the coding sequence ATGGCCACTGTTTTTATTCCTGTGCCATGGCGCGATTTAACAGGTGGGATCTCGCAGGTCGAGATCCCTGGCGCTAGTGTGGCGGAAGTGGTCGCACATCTCGAGATGCGATTTCCCGGCCTTAAATCACGAATTTGTGTCGGTAGCGAGCTTGCGCCGGCACTGCAAGTGTCGATCGACGATCAGATGTCGCGGCGCGGGATGCGCGCCACGCTTCAGCCACACAGCGAACTGCACTTCTTGCCAGCTATCGGTGGCGGATAA
- a CDS encoding sulfatase: MVYGAPKVIRIPFKIAHAAMTFVAFVLATTFVISSTAATEESAADAASKRRPNIVLIFCDDLGYADIGCFGAKGYETPNLNKLASEGMKFTDFQVAAAVCSASRAALLTGCYPQRVGILSALGPSDSIGIAKNELLISELLQNLGYKTACFGKWHLGHHEQFLPQQNGFATYFGLPYSNDMWPKHPTAKNAYPPLPLIDGNKTIELNPDQTKLTTWYTEKAVKFIHDCGEKPFFLYVPHNMPHVPLFVSEKFAGKTKRGLFGDVIAEIDWSVGEITKALEATGNVDNTLVIFTSDNGPWLSYGDHAGSTGGFREGKGTVWEGGHRVPMIAKYPGTIQPGTTCDKLASTIDLFPTIAHYCGATIDPSRKIDGVSIQPLLESVEGAKSSHEFFYYYWGNGLEAVRDERFKLHFPHAFRSLTGTPGTDGMPNGYTQAKTELALFDLDADPFEQTNIAADHPEVTARLTAAAESMRSDLGDSLTGKKGTGIRPPDRFTQPKAN, encoded by the coding sequence ATGGTCTACGGAGCGCCGAAAGTGATTCGCATCCCCTTCAAAATCGCCCACGCTGCGATGACATTCGTTGCCTTCGTCTTGGCAACTACGTTCGTCATTTCTTCTACAGCAGCGACTGAAGAATCTGCCGCCGATGCGGCGAGTAAGCGGCGTCCCAATATTGTCCTCATCTTCTGTGACGACCTCGGCTATGCCGATATTGGCTGCTTCGGAGCCAAGGGGTACGAGACTCCTAATCTCAACAAACTCGCCTCTGAAGGGATGAAATTCACCGACTTTCAAGTAGCTGCTGCCGTCTGTAGCGCCTCGCGCGCCGCGCTGCTGACAGGCTGTTATCCACAGCGTGTGGGAATCCTCAGTGCGCTCGGGCCATCGGACTCTATTGGGATCGCCAAAAACGAACTCCTCATTAGCGAACTGCTGCAAAACCTCGGGTACAAAACGGCCTGCTTTGGTAAGTGGCATCTCGGGCATCACGAGCAGTTTTTACCGCAGCAAAACGGCTTTGCAACCTACTTCGGCCTCCCTTACTCCAACGACATGTGGCCGAAGCATCCCACCGCGAAGAATGCGTATCCGCCACTCCCTCTCATCGATGGCAACAAAACGATCGAACTCAATCCCGATCAAACCAAACTCACCACGTGGTATACCGAAAAAGCGGTGAAGTTTATTCACGACTGTGGAGAGAAACCGTTCTTTCTTTATGTGCCGCACAACATGCCGCACGTACCACTCTTTGTTTCCGAAAAGTTTGCTGGCAAGACGAAACGTGGACTCTTTGGCGACGTGATTGCAGAAATCGATTGGAGCGTCGGAGAGATTACCAAGGCGCTCGAGGCGACCGGTAACGTAGACAACACGCTCGTGATCTTCACCTCGGATAATGGACCGTGGCTTTCCTACGGTGATCACGCAGGATCGACCGGAGGCTTTCGTGAAGGGAAGGGGACCGTGTGGGAAGGTGGTCATCGAGTCCCGATGATCGCGAAGTATCCTGGCACAATCCAGCCCGGAACAACATGCGACAAACTTGCTTCGACGATCGATCTTTTCCCTACGATTGCCCACTACTGCGGAGCCACCATCGACCCTTCACGCAAGATCGATGGTGTATCGATTCAGCCGCTACTGGAGTCGGTAGAAGGTGCTAAAAGCTCCCACGAATTCTTTTACTATTACTGGGGCAATGGACTCGAGGCTGTACGCGACGAGCGGTTCAAGCTCCACTTTCCGCATGCTTTCCGCTCACTCACCGGCACTCCTGGAACTGACGGCATGCCGAATGGCTACACACAAGCGAAGACGGAGCTTGCCCTCTTTGATCTTGATGCCGATCCGTTTGAGCAAACGAATATCGCAGCTGATCATCCCGAAGTTACTGCGCGACTCACTGCCGCTGCGGAATCAATGCGCAGCGATCTAGGCGATAGCCTAACCGGAAAGAAAGGGACAGGAATTCGCCCACCCGATCGCTTTACTCAGCCGAAAGCAAACTAA
- a CDS encoding xanthine dehydrogenase family protein molybdopterin-binding subunit: MSDSIQYLGKTSYKVLGTRPIRHDGADKVTGKAIYTADVQLPGMLYGRFLRSPHAHAKIVSIDLAEALAVPGVHAIVTGHDFPDLTDKIANLGEGSVNLAHLSANCLARDKALYRGHAIAAVAANSSHIAEEAVRKIKVQYELLPVVQDVREAMQDDAPLLHSDLRTSEMGKLGDKPTNIAVHLHFEKGDLSAGFAAADVVVEREFTTASVHQGYIEPHVSVAMWNEDSRLKIWTGTQGSFTCRQQTAELLQIPVSQVLVVPCEIGGGFGGKIAVYCEPVAALLSRKSGRPVKLAMQRDEVFQGTGPTPGSYVRVKIGAKNDGSLVAAQAYLAYDAGAFPGGMIGPGCMCIFSCYDIPHAAVDGYDVCNNKPKTQAYRAPGATQAAFACEQVIDEIAKKLGIDPIEIRLKNAAKEGTRRVDGPAYPRIGFVEVLEAAKNSDHYKTPLTGKHRGRGVAAGFWFNIGLKSSASACVNDDGTVTLIEGSTDIGGSRTSIAMQLAETIGVAAEDVRPQVGDTDTVGYTDVTGGSRVTFATGLAAYKLGLDLQKEMARRAAILWECDPESVTVEEGIYKSNGHSLTFKELAKELPHTGDPVTGRASVSPEGSTNGFGVHIVDVEIDPDTGKTKILRYTAVQDAGKAIHPSYVEGQMQGGSVQGIGWALNEEYFFDVEGRMRNASYLDYRMPTCFDVPMIDTIIVEVPNPNHPYGVRGVGETPIVPPCAAIANAVCEASGVRMTSLPISPPRLWKAMSEAKSGQ; the protein is encoded by the coding sequence ATGAGCGATTCGATTCAATACCTTGGCAAGACTTCTTACAAAGTGCTCGGCACACGCCCGATTCGCCACGACGGTGCCGACAAAGTCACCGGCAAAGCGATTTACACCGCTGACGTTCAGCTGCCAGGCATGCTCTATGGTCGCTTCCTTCGCTCGCCTCATGCGCATGCGAAGATCGTCTCGATCGATCTCGCTGAAGCGCTCGCCGTGCCTGGAGTGCACGCCATTGTCACCGGTCACGACTTTCCTGATCTGACCGACAAGATTGCGAATCTCGGGGAAGGCTCCGTGAATTTGGCACATCTCTCGGCCAACTGTCTGGCGCGAGATAAAGCTCTTTATCGTGGTCACGCAATTGCCGCCGTTGCTGCTAACAGTAGTCATATCGCCGAAGAAGCGGTGCGGAAGATCAAGGTCCAGTACGAACTGCTTCCCGTTGTGCAAGATGTGCGCGAGGCGATGCAGGACGACGCGCCGCTGCTGCACAGCGATTTGCGTACCTCCGAGATGGGCAAGCTCGGAGATAAGCCGACCAACATCGCCGTCCATCTGCACTTTGAAAAGGGAGATCTGAGCGCTGGATTTGCCGCCGCCGATGTGGTTGTCGAGCGCGAGTTCACCACAGCGAGTGTCCACCAGGGTTACATCGAACCACATGTCTCGGTTGCGATGTGGAACGAAGATTCCCGGCTCAAAATTTGGACCGGTACCCAAGGTTCGTTTACGTGCCGTCAACAAACGGCGGAACTCCTGCAAATTCCGGTCTCGCAGGTCTTGGTCGTCCCCTGTGAAATTGGTGGTGGATTTGGTGGCAAGATCGCTGTTTACTGCGAACCAGTTGCTGCGCTTCTCAGCCGCAAGAGTGGACGTCCTGTAAAACTGGCGATGCAGCGCGACGAAGTTTTTCAAGGGACGGGACCCACACCGGGCTCCTATGTCCGAGTGAAAATTGGGGCCAAGAACGATGGCTCGCTCGTCGCCGCTCAGGCCTATTTGGCCTACGATGCGGGCGCTTTTCCCGGAGGAATGATCGGCCCCGGATGCATGTGCATCTTCAGTTGCTACGACATCCCCCACGCTGCTGTCGATGGCTACGACGTTTGCAACAACAAACCCAAAACACAGGCCTACCGCGCCCCTGGAGCGACACAAGCGGCATTTGCTTGCGAGCAAGTGATCGACGAGATTGCCAAAAAACTGGGAATCGATCCGATCGAAATTCGTCTGAAGAATGCGGCCAAAGAAGGTACACGTCGCGTCGATGGCCCCGCCTATCCTCGTATCGGTTTCGTGGAAGTGCTCGAAGCGGCCAAGAACAGCGACCACTACAAAACTCCTCTTACTGGCAAGCATCGTGGGCGTGGAGTTGCAGCCGGTTTTTGGTTTAACATCGGACTCAAATCAAGCGCCTCAGCTTGTGTGAACGACGATGGGACCGTGACCCTCATCGAGGGAAGCACCGACATTGGTGGCTCGCGCACCAGCATTGCCATGCAACTGGCCGAAACGATTGGTGTGGCTGCCGAAGATGTTCGTCCTCAAGTCGGAGACACCGACACCGTAGGCTACACCGATGTGACCGGCGGTAGTCGCGTAACATTCGCAACCGGCCTAGCGGCGTACAAGCTGGGGCTTGATCTTCAAAAGGAAATGGCACGCAGAGCTGCCATTCTTTGGGAATGCGACCCTGAATCGGTGACCGTCGAAGAGGGTATCTACAAAAGCAACGGACACTCCCTCACGTTCAAAGAACTCGCCAAAGAATTGCCGCACACGGGTGATCCGGTGACAGGCCGCGCATCCGTGAGTCCCGAAGGTTCCACCAACGGCTTCGGCGTACATATCGTCGATGTCGAGATCGACCCGGATACAGGTAAGACTAAAATCTTGCGTTACACCGCCGTGCAAGATGCAGGAAAAGCAATCCATCCGAGCTATGTCGAAGGACAGATGCAAGGTGGCAGTGTCCAAGGGATTGGCTGGGCGCTCAACGAAGAGTACTTCTTCGATGTCGAAGGACGGATGCGAAACGCGAGTTACCTCGACTACCGCATGCCGACCTGTTTTGACGTTCCGATGATCGATACGATCATTGTCGAAGTTCCCAATCCGAATCACCCGTATGGTGTGCGAGGTGTCGGTGAAACGCCGATCGTTCCTCCCTGTGCGGCGATTGCCAATGCAGTGTGTGAGGCGAGTGGCGTGCGAATGACTTCGCTCCCCATTTCCCCTCCGCGACTTTGGAAAGCGATGTCAGAGGCGAAGAGCGGTCAGTAA
- a CDS encoding HDOD domain-containing protein produces the protein MSTTSLIPGSTEPLSDERRVALEKLFSRIGEVSSLPTVARRILSLAEDDNSRADDLREAIQSDPVLVARILRRLNSSYYGLSQKVADVRTAVSLLGFREVRNLAMTVFVSRIYEAPGDYGSYKRSNLWSHSVAVAAAGRLISRVCGRGAPEEAYIGGLLHDIGLILIDQTLRRHFHRVIDGLRSDVPTYAIEREILSFDHAMLGGFVAQRWNLPEQVADAITYHHQPWCYEGEHRDLVQVVAVANYLCSRAGWTSLGVHNVPPPPDEVYAGLGLDQVSLAIIWEELEPTLEKAAALAQS, from the coding sequence ATGTCCACGACCTCTCTCATTCCTGGATCAACTGAACCGCTCTCCGACGAACGTCGGGTTGCGCTCGAGAAGTTGTTTTCACGAATTGGCGAGGTCTCGTCGCTCCCCACTGTCGCCCGTCGCATTTTGTCGCTCGCAGAAGACGATAACAGCCGCGCTGATGACTTGCGCGAAGCGATTCAAAGCGACCCAGTTCTCGTCGCACGCATCTTGCGTCGACTAAACTCGTCGTACTACGGATTGAGTCAAAAGGTGGCCGATGTCCGTACGGCAGTGAGCCTGCTCGGATTTCGCGAAGTTCGAAACCTGGCGATGACTGTTTTTGTCTCTCGCATCTATGAAGCGCCCGGCGATTACGGGAGCTACAAGCGATCGAATCTCTGGTCGCATAGCGTGGCTGTCGCAGCGGCGGGGCGTTTGATTTCGCGCGTCTGCGGACGCGGTGCCCCAGAAGAAGCGTACATCGGGGGGCTGCTGCACGACATTGGGCTGATCCTGATTGATCAGACACTCCGTCGCCATTTCCATCGTGTGATCGATGGACTACGTAGCGATGTTCCGACCTATGCTATTGAGCGCGAGATTCTTTCCTTCGATCACGCGATGCTGGGCGGCTTTGTCGCGCAGCGCTGGAACCTGCCTGAACAAGTGGCCGATGCGATCACCTACCATCATCAGCCCTGGTGCTATGAAGGGGAGCATCGCGATCTCGTGCAAGTGGTTGCAGTGGCTAACTATCTTTGCAGCCGCGCCGGCTGGACATCGCTGGGGGTCCACAATGTCCCACCTCCGCCCGACGAGGTGTATGCGGGACTCGGACTCGATCAAGTTTCCCTGGCGATCATCTGGGAAGAACTCGAGCCGACTCTCGAGAAAGCAGCTGCCCTTGCGCAGTCATAG
- a CDS encoding (2Fe-2S)-binding protein, which translates to MASKTHVTTTINAQQMEFLCEPRQSLLEVLRDNLHLTGAKEGCNNGNCGACTVLLNGLPVNACLVLAVEVEGQKIETVEGLAEHGHLHPVQSCFLEGAALQCGICTPGFLMATKALLDKNPNPTEEQIRFNLANNLCRCTGYDKIVRSVQAAARQLQESSK; encoded by the coding sequence GTGGCCAGCAAGACACACGTCACCACGACGATTAACGCGCAGCAGATGGAATTCTTGTGCGAACCGCGCCAAAGTCTGCTCGAGGTTCTACGCGATAATCTGCACCTCACCGGTGCCAAAGAAGGTTGCAACAACGGCAACTGCGGCGCTTGTACCGTGCTGCTAAACGGGCTGCCGGTCAATGCATGCCTCGTTCTGGCAGTGGAAGTCGAAGGCCAGAAAATTGAGACCGTGGAAGGGCTCGCCGAGCACGGCCACTTGCACCCGGTGCAAAGCTGTTTTCTCGAAGGTGCCGCGCTACAGTGTGGCATCTGCACACCAGGCTTTTTGATGGCCACTAAAGCCCTGCTCGACAAAAATCCCAATCCCACCGAAGAACAAATCCGCTTCAATTTGGCCAACAACCTCTGCCGCTGCACCGGCTACGACAAGATCGTTCGTAGCGTTCAAGCCGCCGCTCGCCAGCTTCAGGAGTCGTCGAAATGA